A stretch of Kazachstania africana CBS 2517 chromosome 7, complete genome DNA encodes these proteins:
- the KAFR0G01480 gene encoding uncharacterized protein (similar to Saccharomyces cerevisiae YBR138C; ancestral locus Anc_3.131): MDDTTGSRVFEPLDLNSISLISSTSSTNNRTTTNNNSFMSNLASKPSTPTLLSRDDENNTPLKWQFDKKEFRFQSNSTPSKKTPKLHHEQLLNVRKRRAQLIGAKPKVQSKLNQSTSKLDLLEDDKITSLPLVPPIDINKDSRILSDDETNERTTIKRHKLNPVNELRIHHNKINRYISYGSSTEIENDQPIILVEDYIPQVDENRAITKKRVSMSDLKRKMNARNDNHLPVKRKTFKNEAIAEEDCEPMALRAYIFDEESDNEGLNDSIRSIPLNSIMKSIIDTCNNTHADFGDKYLAEMTVKSQIKQCIVCERPLYELSSLMKHQVLDYKEIVCENCTVKYEEAAKFFEDYEFETSVDDSNNESMLSCIDSSVGPYLPNNIVSNSMGSSYENDKAYSKNLKHERDQFSNELIRTLRLQLHEEPCQNGTTIKNNKAYSSPKSMNWFLEARRKIKWRWQVNGFLPFFLRENDHNKTCEGSSENKK, encoded by the coding sequence ATGGACGATACAACAGGTTCCAGAGTGTTCGAGCCACTCGATCTCAACTCTatatcattgatttcatctaCTTCCTCCACGAACAATCGCACCACAACAAACAACAACAGTTTTATGTCAAATTTAGCATCGAAACCCTCTACACCGACTTTGCTCAGCAGAGATGATGAAAACAACACTCCCTTAAAATGGCAATTTGATAAGAAAGAATTCAGATTTCAAAGTAACAGTACCCCTTCCAAGAAGACTCCAAAGTTACACCATGAGCAATTGTTGAATGTTCGTAAAAGGAGAGCTCAGTTAATAGGTGCCAAACCAAAAGTTCAATCGAAGTTAAATCAATCTACCTCTAAGCTGGATTTATTGGAAGACGATAAGATAACGAGCCTCCCATTGGTGCCACCCATTGATATAAACAAGGATAGTCGCATCTTGTCAGACGATGAAACTAATGAACGTACAACGATAAAAAGGCACAAGTTAAATCCTGTAAATGAACTGAGAATTCATCACAATAAAATAAACAGATACATAAGTTACGGTTCGTCCACagaaatagaaaatgatcAGCCAATTATTCTTGTTGAAGATTATATACCACAGGTGGATGAAAATAGGGCAATcacaaagaaaagagtgTCAATGTCTGAtttaaaaaggaaaatgaacGCAAGGAACGATAATCATTTACCAGTGAAGAgaaaaactttcaaaaatgaagCGAttgctgaagaagattGCGAACCAATGGCTCTCAGAGCgtatatttttgatgaagaatcaGATAATGAGGGTTTAAACGATTCCATCAGAAGTATACCACTAAATAGTATCATGAAAAGTATCATAGATACATGCAATAATACCCATGCTGATTTTGGAGATAAATATTTAGCAGAAATGACTGTTAAGTCACAAATTAAGCAATGTATAGTGTGTGAAAGGCCCCTTTATGAATTAAGCTCTCTTATGAAACATCAAGTGCTCgattacaaagaaattgtttGTGAAAATTGTACCGTAAAATATGAAGAAGCCGccaaattctttgaagattACGAATTTGAAACATCAGTAGATGACTCAAATAACGAGAGCATGCTCAGCTGCATTGATAGCTCAGTAGGACCATATTTACCGAATAATATAGTGAGTAATTCCATGGGGTCGTcatatgaaaatgataaagcATACagtaaaaatttaaaacaCGAAAGAGATCAATTTTCCAATGAATTAATCAGAACGCTAAGACTACAATTGCATGAAGAACCATGCCAAAATGGTACTACAATCAAGAATAACAAAGCATATTCTAGCCCAAAAAGCATGAATTGGTTTCTGGAAGCTAGAAGGAAAATTAAATGGAGATGGCAAGTTAATGGTTTCCTACCATTCTTTTTACGTGAGAATGACCACAACAAAACTTGTGAAGGTTCAtcagaaaacaaaaaatga
- the KAFR0G01490 gene encoding uncharacterized protein (similar to Saccharomyces cerevisiae YBR137W; ancestral locus Anc_3.132) yields MSESLNQELLSRLIDRKISLDELDQLEKATELSSFDSQVAFELGTFVKNYASSNFPEKCVVIDITLPNGHCLFRTVNGIGSAFDNDQWIARKQKTAFRFSHSSFFMGCKKGDKSPEDRFFVSSKEYAFHGGAVPLYVKNVAFPIACLTCSGLKQEEDHLLAITCLKNFAVAKD; encoded by the coding sequence ATGTCTGAATCATTGAATCAAGAATTGTTAAGCCGTTTGATTGATCGTAAGATCAGCTTAGACGAGCTAGATCAACTGGAGAAGGCAACCGAACTTTCCAGTTTTGACAGCCAAGTGGCTTTTGAATTAGGGACATTTGTCAAAAACTATGCTAGTTCAAACTTCCCTGAAAAATGTGTCGTGATTGATATCACTCTTCCTAATGGACACTGTTTATTCCGTACTGTTAACGGAATAGGTAGCgcatttgataatgatcAATGGATTGCTAGAAAACAAAAGACTGCTTTCCGATTTAGTCATTCCAGTTTCTTTATGGGTTGCAAAAAGGGTGACAAAAGTCCAGAAGATAGGTTTTTTGTTAGTTCAAAGGAGTACGCTTTCCATGGAGGTGCTGTTCCACTCTACGTTAAGAATGTCGCTTTTCCTATTGCATGTTTGACTTGTAGTGGACtcaaacaagaagaagaccATCTTTTAGCCATAACTTGCTTAAAAAACTTTGCAGTTGCTAAAGATTAG
- the KAFR0G01500 gene encoding uncharacterized protein, translating to MFNKQNTIASLLTLSLAEIASAFPQAPEYAHSHLGKRDASTTATATATSTGGATCAFPSHEGMVAVQTSGSNAGWAMHSDQACTAGQWCPYACEPGQLMGQWDPEATSYTYPESQYGGLYCNSDGSLTTPNSGNSYCYDGKGTVSAVNSASGGDIAFCQTVLPGNEEMLIPTLVGSSSEQTLAVPGTDYWASTAAHYYINPPGVSVSDGCKWGDSSEPYGNWSPYVAGANMDDNGNTYVKIGWNPIYVDTFGSTKPTFGVKITCDDESKCNGLQCSIDPSVQNVNEVSSPDGSSGAGGATFCVVTAEDYASAKIEVFDAGNSNSTSTVQKREIHVGSAEPTTSSANATSETTTQEHTHTTTTTQFVTVTVSA from the coding sequence ATGTTCAACAAACAAAATACGATCGCTAGTCTTTTAACTTTGTCTTTGGCTGAAATTGCGTCAGCTTTCCCACAGGCCCCAGAATACGCTCACTCTCACTTAGGTAAGCGTGACGCTTCTACGActgctactgctactgctACCTCTACTGGTGGTGCTACATGTGCCTTCCCATCCCATGAAGGTATGGTTGCCGTACAAACCTCTGGTTCCAATGCAGGCTGGGCCATGCATTCTGATCAAGCTTGTACCGCCGGACAATGGTGTCCTTACGCATGTGAACCTGGTCAGCTAATGGGTCAATGGGACCCAGAAGCCACCTCATACACTTATCCTGAGTCCCAATACGGTGGTCTATACTGTAATTCCGACGGTTCTTTAACCACTCCTAACAGCGGTAACAGTTACTGTTATGATGGTAAAGGTACCGTTAGTGCCGTTAACAGCGCTAGTGGAGGTGACATTGCCTTCTGTCAAACTGTTCTACCTGGTAACGAAGAAATGTTGATTCCAACCTTAGTTGGTTCCAGTTCTGAACAAACATTGGCTGTGCCAGGTACAGATTATTGGGCTTCTACTGCTGCTCATTACTACATCAACCCTCCAGGTGTCAGTGTAAGTGATGGATGTAAATGGGGTGATTCTTCCGAGCCATACGGTAACTGGTCTCCTTATGTTGCTGGTGCCAATATGGACGACAATGGTAACACTTACGTTAAAATTGGTTGGAATCCAATCTATGTCGATACCTTTGGTAGCACTAAACCAACTTTCGGTGTTAAGATTACATGTGATGATGAATCCAAGTGTAACGGTTTGCAATGTTCTATTGATCCAAGTGTCCAAAACGTTAATGAAGTATCTAGTCCTGATGGTAGCTCTGGTGCAGGTGGTGCCACTTTCTGTGTTGTCACTGCTGAAGACTACGCTAGTGCCAAGATTGAAGTGTTCGATGCTGGTAACTCTAACTCTACAAGTACGGTTCAAAAGAGAGAAATCCACGTCGGTTCTGCTGAACCAACCACCTCTTCTGCTAATGCCACTTCTGAAACCACCACTCAAGAACACACTCATACCACTACCACCACCCAATTTGTTACTGTCACAGTATCTGCCTAA
- the PAC10 gene encoding tubulin-binding prefolding complex subunit PAC10 (similar to Saccharomyces cerevisiae PAC10 (YGR078C); ancestral locus Anc_3.134), translating into MDTLFNSTKKNPRGIPEAPFVEKVEDFIKDPNDFELVFGKFQERLSKYKFMQESKLSNIEQLKLRIPDIENTLKICENLHNKVRDGEDDEIETNYQLNDTLFTKAAIKLDDELKVGLWLGADVMLEYPVDEAIVLLHDKLEAAKGNLDVSTEDVEFLRENITTMEVNCARLYNWDVERRQALKKAEEGTKNLKI; encoded by the coding sequence ATGGAtacattatttaattcCACTAAAAAAAACCCTAGGGGTATTCCAGAGGCTCCATTTGTGGAAAAAGTGGAagatttcatcaaagatCCAAATGATTTCGAATTAGTTTTTGGTAAATTCCAGGAAAGATTATCTAAGTACAAATTCATGcaagaatcaaaattatcaaatattgaacAGTTGAAATTGCGTATTCctgatattgaaaacactttgaaaatttgtgAAAATTTACACAACAAAGTACGAGATGGTGAAGATGACGAAATAGAgacaaattatcaattaaatGATACGTTGTTCACTAAAGCTGCCATCAAATtagatgatgaattgaaagtCGGTTTATGGCTTGGTGCTGATGTTATGCTAGAATATCCTGTTGATGAAGCCATTGTACTATTGCATGATAAATTGGAAGCAGCAAAGGGTAATTTGGATGTTTCCACTGAAGACGTCGAATTCTTGAGAGAAAACATCACTACTATGGAGGTCAATTGTGCCAGATTGTATAACTGGGACGTGGAAAGGAGACaagcattgaaaaaagcTGAAGAAGGCACTAAGAACTTGAAAATCTAG
- the MRPL25 gene encoding mitochondrial 54S ribosomal protein mL59 (similar to Saccharomyces cerevisiae MRPL25 (YGR076C); ancestral locus Anc_3.137) — translation MSQANLKYFEMLPRKLKNFFAKYPPHIKYANEAVSTHAVNANPFIANKHPVTNTYHNPLYSRRRMSDIYKLAYRYGIQDLLPPIQNKAFFEEKYNSKKFMKGVLQPKGHKHELNQADRAKKMAKAITEADNTIINVKGQKTVRRLAKKKIENIRNWF, via the coding sequence ATGTCACAAGCTAACTTAAAGTATTTTGAAATGCTACCAAGAAAActcaagaatttttttgctAAGTATCCTCCCCACATTAAATATGCAAATGAAGCTGTCTCAACGCATGCCGTTAATGCTAACCCATTCATCGCCAATAAGCATCCAGTGACCAACACATATCACAATCCATTGTATTCACGAAGAAGAATGAGCGATATCTACAAGCTAGCATATCGTTACGGTATTCAGGATCTTCTACCACCAATCCAAAATAAAGCATTCTTCGAAGAGAAATACAACAGCAAGAAGTTTATGAAGGGTGTCTTACAACCTAAAGGGCACAAACATGAATTGAATCAAGCTGACAGAGCAAAGAAAATGGCAAAAGCTATAACTGAAGCGGATAATACTATAATAAATGTTAAAGGTCAGAAAACAGTTAGAAGATTAgctaagaagaagatagaaAACATAAGAAATTggttttaa
- the SMD1 gene encoding mRNA splicing protein SMD1 (similar to Saccharomyces cerevisiae SMD1 (YGR074W); ancestral locus Anc_3.139), translating to MKLVNFLKKLRNEQVTVELKNGTTIWGTLQTVSPQMNVTLTDVALTLPNNNHSNSPSALASMYLTGKGPSNEGATSGDKITTSLQYINVRGNTIRQIILPDSLNLDSLLIDETQLNRLRRQGKVVSDANKKRRRDFDGQQTKRIRRGV from the coding sequence ATGAAGTtggtcaattttttgaaaaagttaagGAATGAACAAGTCACAGTCGAGTTAAAGAACGGTACGACGATATGGGGCACGTTACAAACGGTTTCACCGCAGATGAATGTAACGTTGACGGATGTTGCGTTGACGTTACCAAACAACAATCATTCTAATAGTCCAAGTGCCCTTGCGAGCATGTATTTGACGGGGAAGGGGCCCTCGAACGAAGGTGCAACGAGTGGCGATAAGATTACTACCTCTTTACAATATATCAATGTCCGTGGTAATACAATTAGACAAATAATCTTACCGGATTCATTGAATCTAGACTCTCTGTTGATAGATGAAACACAATTAAACAGATTGAGAAGACAAGGTAAAGTTGTCAGTGACGctaataagaaaagaagacGTGATTTCGATGGACAACAGACGAAAAGAATAAGAAGAGGAGTTTAA
- the SIT4 gene encoding type 2A-related serine/threonine-protein phosphatase SIT4 (similar to Saccharomyces cerevisiae SIT4 (YDL047W); ancestral locus Anc_3.142): protein MQNRGPDEWLETVKKCQSLTENEMKQLCEMVKELLMEESNIQPVQTPVTVCGDIHGQFHDLLELFRTSGGFPDTINYIFLGDYVDRGYYSLETFTLLMCLKVKYPSRITLVRGNHESRQITQVYGFYEECLNKYGSTTVWKYCCQVFDFLTLAAIIDGKILCVHGGLSPEIRMLDQIRVLSRAQEVPHEGGFSDLLWSDPDNVEAWQVSPRGAGWLFGSKVAREFNHVNGLNLIARAHQLVMEGFKYHFPEKDVVTVWSAPNYCYRCGNVASVMKVEEDLEPTFKIFSAVPDDYIQESATTAAPTNQRAGYFL, encoded by the coding sequence ATGCAAAATAGAGGACCTGATGAATGGCTGGAAACGGTTAAGAAATGTCAATCTTTgactgaaaatgaaatgaaacAGTTGTGTGAAATGGTGAAGGAGCTTTTGATGGAAGAGAGTAATATTCAACCGGTGCAAACACCGGTGACTGTATGTGGTGATATTCATGGACAATTCCATGATCTCTTAGAATTGTTCCGTACATCTGGTGGATTCCCCGATACGattaattatatattcttgGGGGATTATGTGGATAGAGGTTACTACAGTTTGGAAACGTTCACCTTATTAATGTGTTTAAAAGTTAAATACCCATCTAGAATTACATTAGTCAGGGGGAATCATGAATCTAGACAAATCACCCAAGTTTACGGTTTCTACGAAGAATGTCTAAATAAATACGGTTCTACCACCGTGTGGAAATATTGTTGCCAAGTTTTCGATTTCTTAACATTGGCTGCTATAATTGACGGTAAAATCTTATGTGTACATGGTGGTCTTTCGCCTGAAATTAGAATGTTAGATCAAATAAGGGTTTTATCCCGAGCACAAGAAGTCCCTCATGAAGGAGGGTTTTCAGATCTCTTATGGAGTGATCCAGATAACGTAGAAGCCTGGCAGGTTTCCCCAAGAGGTGCAGGTTGGCTATTCGGTAGTAAAGTTGCGCGTGAATTCAACCATGTCAATGGATTGAATCTAATTGCTAGGGCGCATCAACTGGTCATGGAAGGGTTCAAATACCACTTCCCTGAAAAGGACGTCGTTACGGTTTGGTCAGCACCTAATTATTGTTATAGATGTGGTAACGTTGCCAGTGTAATGAAAGTGGAAGAAGATTTAGAGCCAACATTCAAGATATTCTCAGCTGTACCAGATGATTACATTCAAGAATCCGCCACTACCGCTGCTCCAACCAATCAAAGAGCAGGCTATTTCTTATGA
- the NPC2 gene encoding sterol transporter (similar to Saccharomyces cerevisiae NPC2 (YDL046W); ancestral locus Anc_3.143) produces MHMLSTILTVLLALCLTPLNASLLPVAADVAPSRPIPGRSPFSQCRILEPQALSIERVDFEPGTPRTGRNLTITASGILSEPITNGSYVKIEVKLGYIKLLTDTFDLCELLADNVKDLACPIVEGYYDLVKTIRIPPEVPPGRYTVSAKAYTVDNNLITCIKGNLIIAPSF; encoded by the coding sequence ATGCATATGCTAAGTACTATACTGACTGTTTTATTGGCTCTATGCTTGACACCATTGAATGCCAGTCTTTTACCCGTCGCAGCGGACGTAGCTCCTAGTAGACCAATTCCAGGTCGTTCGCCATTCAGTCAATGTAGAATCCTCGAACCTCAAGCTTTATCTATTGAAAGGGTCGATTTTGAACCAGGGACTCCTCGTACCGGGCGTAATCTCACTATTACGGCATCAGGTATCCTAAGTGAACCGATTACCAATGGTTCATACGTTAAAATTGAAGTTAAACTAGGCTATATCAAGCTACTAACAGATACATTCGATCTTTGTGAATTACTGGCTGATAATGTCAAAGATTTAGCTTGTCCAATCGTTGAAGGTTACTATGATTTGGTAAAAACCATTAGAATTCCACCGGAAGTACCCCCTGGCAGATACACTGTTTCAGCAAAGGCTTACACAGTTGACAACAACTTGATTACTTGCATAAAGGGTAACCTCATTATTGCCCCAAGCTTTTAA
- the KAFR0G01560 gene encoding KH domain-containing protein (similar to Saccharomyces cerevisiae HEK2 (YBL032W); ancestral locus Anc_3.318) encodes MSIEEENNQSASPFTTESVEKTPVDETEVGRESSTESNSIEVSKNSPILYRVLLSYNESGKVIGHEAKTLKTLRDTNDIQITLSEKVQGCSDRVLSIGGSIVNVANTINDIIKLFVEDTEQTASKHYPFSFLNSMLPEPKIEDFEGCTDVNAIRSVRLLLSNSKIPLVFGKNGDTLKKLQEGYKVKIIGSKRTLPDSDDRLLEIQGESQHIADCIVEVGQIILNKISFEQLNEIRYTPHLSKSKTNGSQPIRNQKTEQDSDLQTFSATVLVPEPLVGGLIGVKGNRIISLRKYTKTKITTLKNEDEKTHNDEGEEMRKFVITGHSVDNVKKAESLLVKNLDALTEERAMENEKNGKNVEF; translated from the coding sequence ATGTCtatcgaagaagaaaacaatcAATCTGCTTCTCCGTTTACTACCGAATCCGTCGAAAAGACACCAGTGGACGAAACCGAAGTTGGAAGAGAAAGTTCTACTGAAAGTAACTCAATTGAAGTCTCTAAGAACTCCCCAATCTTATACAGGGTCTTACTTTCTTACAATGAATCGGGCAAAGTCATAGGTCATGAGGCCAAGACTTTGAAGACATTGAGAGATACCAACGACATTCAAATCACTCTAAGTGAAAAAGTTCAAGGTTGCTCTGATAGAGTTTTATCTATTGGCGGTTCCATCGTTAATGTCGCTAATACtattaatgatattatCAAACTTTTCGTTGAAGATACTGAACAAACAGCTTCCAAGCATTatccattttcatttttgaattcaatgttACCTGAACCAAAAATCGAGGATTTTGAAGGTTGCACCGATGTCAATGCCATTCGTTCCGTCAGATTACTTTTATCAAACTCAAAGATTCCATTAGTCTTTGGCAAAAATGGTGatactttgaaaaaattacagGAAGGTTATAAAGTTAAAATCATCGGTTCAAAAAGAACGTTACCTGACAGTGACGATAGATTACTTGAAATTCAAGGTGAAAGTCAACACATTGCCGATTGTATCGTTGAAGTAGGccaaattattttaaaCAAAATTAGCTTTGAgcaattgaatgaaatacGATACACACCgcatctttcaaaatctaaaaCCAACGGTTCTCAACCTataagaaatcaaaaaactGAACAAGATTCAGATCTTCAAACTTTTTCTGCAACTGTCCTGGTTCCCGAACCATTGGTCGGTGGTTTAATCGGTGTAAAGGGTAACAGAATTATTAGTTTAAGAAAATACACAAAAACCAAGATTACCACTCTAAAGAATGAGGATGAAAAGACCCATAACGATGAGGGCGAAGAGATGAGGAAATTCGTCATTACTGGTCATAGCGTCGATAACGTAAAGAAAGCAGAATCATTATTAGTTAAGAATTTAGATGCTTTAACTGAAGAACGCGCtatggaaaatgaaaaaaatggtaagaaCGTTGAATTTTAA
- the KAFR0G01570 gene encoding uncharacterized protein (similar to Saccharomyces cerevisiae YBR085C-A; ancestral locus Anc_3.320) — translation MGSGKQYKESSNVTSSPGSDTDSFIGANWNTPVELTTVKGYKDFMKQHPNDDRSFATVLTEDFSRGYIIKDDEVIANVYGEAKDYLIEKARH, via the coding sequence ATGGGTAGTGGCAAACAGTACAAAGAGAGCAGCAACGTTACGTCATCGCCTGGGTCTGACACAGATTCTTTTATTGGGGCCAACTGGAATACGCCGGTGGAGTTGACAACGGTGAAGGGGTACAAGGATTTCATGAAACAGCATCCAAATGACGATAGAAGTTTCGCTACGGTACTCACTGAAGACTTCTCTAGAGGTTATATCATCAAAGATGACGAAGTCATCGCCAATGTCTACGGTGAGGCAAAGGATTATCTGATAGAAAAGGCAAGACATTGA
- the IST2 gene encoding Ist2p (similar to Saccharomyces cerevisiae IST2 (YBR086C); ancestral locus Anc_3.323), whose product MSELETLEELDPNCFIVFKKNDDSRSKLQSLFDVLKINVAFRPGHSTDTMFAFLKIKCIQDENAITNSVKAMSFVDQLVPLYDIKTTRSLSNLADQLLKSLSLPKDHDLSNLANLTANPRLAMYLAFYNHYLHYLGILSVFGMISYTFSNSNSWEFNNTYSLFLMFWSIMFMTSWIYKKENQYVIKFSPSLVPSASSIEQRTAKSSVILRTLMFIPIALIFIIALVIFQMFCFFLEIFITQVYAGPLVSIFSLVPTILISAFVPVLTLIYNNFFIKNFVNFEKSNNIYNSILRKNFVLNFFTSYGPLFITLFYYLPLGYTFFGPNFRSKIGMLGIPMNNGNFVVNTKRHQNQFNYFMVINQLILYAVDNLLPIGLSKVQKHGELTDENILRSYDLKIWKIAKNYKINSWGEFDVDANMKKLIVQIGFITMFSMIWPVAPLVLFCFNFIIMKTDIVKMLKKCQPTSVPMHQNQKNRTFIKLENFSDFKTKIGTNPWDSILQVIIWISCVICPILTFMYRRSYLPGIGSDMLEKRELWYVSSPLVNDWKTILLYGFCFEHVSIVIFMILRKLYTLSNDMTPEGIIPMTENATLLGNENITKINEEILDDGMNGLRERNGRSGQKLSAYDSRTSIISSSPSIGAIADHSKNASGFKNESNEHLLAPTSKQSASTSNASHTSTSVAGATLPDCIPTSKNYHLRFDKDGNPISTSDLSKLDNEFNTAETVKSEKHNEKQVTTGPSNSSEDSVNKLKPDEIKSGLNSSVDNSGFANTASHLSAKSLKSAHYVKSQSSLSAPIPKPRAKEKHVRPKSSISSVNTASTTKSKPKKHSSLLGKLKRKL is encoded by the coding sequence ATGAGCGAACTCGAAactttagaagaattggatCCTAACTGTTTCATtgttttcaagaaaaatgatgacAGTCGTAGCAAGTTGCAATCATTATTTGACGTATTAAAGATAAATGTTGCTTTCAGGCCAGGTCATTCTACTGATACTATGTTtgcatttttgaaaatcaaatgCATTCAGGATGAGAATGCTATTACGAACTCCGTGAAGGCCATGTCTTTTGTAGACCAGTTGGTTCCATTATATGATATCAAGACGACCAGATCGTTGTCAAACCTGGCTGACCAGTTACTGAAGTCATTAAGCCTTCCTAAAGACCATGATTTAAGCAATTTAGCCAATTTGACTGCAAATCCAAGATTAGCCATGTATTTGGCTTTCTACAATCACTACCTGCATTATCTAGGAATCCTATCAGTGTTCGGTATGATATCCTATACATTTTCTAACTCAAATTCTTGGGAATTTAACAATACTTATTCGCTGTTTTTGATGTTTTGGTCGATCATGTTTATGACTTCATGGATATACAAGAAGGAGAATCAATATGTCATCAAGTTCAGTCCATCTTTGGTTCCAAGTGCCTCGTCCATAGAACAACGTACTGCAAAGTCATCGGTTATTTTAAGAACATTGATGTTCATTCCCATTGCTCTGATATTTATCATTGCATTGgtcatttttcaaatgttttgctttttcttagaaattttcatcactCAAGTATATGCAGGTCCATTGGTTTCTATATTTTCCTTGGTCCCAACTATTCTGATAAGTGCATTCGTCCCAGTTTTAACATTAATCtacaataatttcttcatcaaaaacTTCGTTAATTTCGAAAAAAGTAATAACATCTACAATTCAATcttaagaaaaaattttgtcctaaattttttcactaGTTATGGTCCTCTATTTATCACtttgttttattatttaCCATTAGGTTATACTTTCTTTGGACCAAATTTTAGAAGCAAAATTGGTATGCTTGGTATCCCAATGAATAATGGTAATTTTGTTGTTAATACGAAACgtcatcaaaatcaatttaaCTACTTTATGGTAATTAACCAATTAATTCTTTATGCAGTTGACAACCTTTTGCCTATTGGCCTAAGTAAGGTTCAAAAACATGGTGAACTAACCGACGAAAATATCTTAAGATCATATGACTTAAAGATCTGGAAGATTGCCAAAAATTATAAGATCAATTCATGGGGTGAATTTGACGTTGACgcaaatatgaaaaaattgatagtTCAAATTGGATTTATCACGAtgttttcaatgatatgGCCAGTGGCACCATTAGTTTTATTCtgttttaattttattataatgAAAACAGATATCGTGAAGATGCTGAAAAAATGCCAACCAACTTCAGTTCCAATGcatcagaatcaaaaaaataggactttcattaaattagaaaatttcagtGATTTTAAAACAAAGATAGGTACCAATCCTTGGGATAGTATCTTACAAGTTATTATTTGGATTAGTTGTGTCATTTGTCCAATATTAACTTTCATGTACAGACGTTCATATTTACCCGGTATTGGCTCAGATATGTTGGAGAAACGAGAATTATGGTACGTTTCATCGCCACTTGTAAACGATTGGAAAACTATTTTGCTTTATGGTTTCTGTTTCGAGCACGTCTctattgttattttcatgATATTAAGAAAGCTATATACTCTATCGAATGATATGACCCCAGAGGGAATAATTCCAATGACTGAAAATGCAACTTTGCTTGGCAATGAGAATATTACAAAGATTAATGAGGAGATATTGGATGATGGAATGAATGGTTTGAGGGAAAGAAACGGTAGATCAGGACAAAAATTGTCAGCATATGATTCTAGAACGTCTATTATCTCTTCCTCACCTTCTATTGGAGCAATTGCTGACCATTCTAAGAATGCCAGTGGATTCAAGAATGAAAGTAATGAACATTTGTTGGCACCAACTAGTAAACAAAGTGCTTCGACGTCAAATGCTTCACATACTTCAACGAGTGTTGCGGGAGCCACATTGCCCGATTGTATTCCAACGTCAAAAAACTACCATTTaagatttgataaagaCGGTAATCCAATTTCTACATCCGATTTAAGTAAACTcgataatgaatttaacACGGCGGAGACTGTCAAGAGTGAGAAACATAACGAAAAACAAGTCACGACGGGACCATCTAATTCAAGCGAGGATTCTGTGAATAAGTTGAAACctgatgaaattaagaGTGGTTTGAATTCTTCTGTTGATAACAGTGGGTTTGCTAATACCGCCTCTCATTTATCAGctaaatctttgaaatctgCCCATTACGTAAAGTCGCAAAGCAGCTTATCTGCACCTATTCCAAAACCCAGAGCCAAAGAAAAGCATGTGAGACCCAAGTCATCGATATCAAGTGTAAATACGGCGTCCACCACAAAGAGTAAGCCTAAGAAGCATTCATCGCTACTGGGTAAACTcaagagaaaattataa